A genome region from Candidatus Neomarinimicrobiota bacterium includes the following:
- a CDS encoding aldehyde dehydrogenase family protein translates to MIETNLIGFSTSANGDSFTTGYNPTTDETLPGKFPGATDEEINRAVDLATSAFVEYGKISGTKKAAFLNAIADEIMNLGDELVQRCCAESGLPEARILGERGRTIGQLQMFANLVAEGSWLEATIDTAQPDRIPVPKPDIRRMLVPMGPVAVFAASNFPLAFSTAGGDTASALAGGNPVIVKAHGAHPGTSALVGSAIVKAAQKAGMPDGVFSLLHGAGSTVGQALIKNERIKAAGFTGSQTAGRILYNIANQRKNPIPFFAEMGSINPVLLLPSALNS, encoded by the coding sequence ATGATAGAAACCAATTTAATCGGATTTTCTACTTCGGCAAATGGGGATTCATTTACCACTGGATATAACCCCACTACTGATGAAACACTGCCGGGGAAATTCCCCGGAGCTACAGATGAAGAGATCAATCGCGCTGTGGATTTGGCCACATCTGCTTTTGTTGAATACGGTAAAATATCTGGCACCAAAAAAGCAGCATTCCTAAATGCCATCGCGGATGAGATAATGAATTTGGGCGATGAGTTGGTCCAACGTTGTTGTGCCGAATCCGGATTGCCAGAAGCACGTATTTTGGGTGAACGTGGAAGAACCATAGGACAATTGCAAATGTTTGCAAATCTTGTGGCCGAAGGGTCTTGGCTAGAAGCCACCATTGATACAGCGCAACCGGATCGAATTCCAGTCCCCAAACCTGATATTCGCCGAATGCTTGTACCCATGGGGCCGGTGGCTGTATTTGCCGCTAGTAATTTTCCATTAGCTTTTTCTACCGCTGGTGGAGATACTGCATCTGCATTGGCCGGAGGAAACCCAGTAATTGTAAAAGCACACGGCGCTCATCCTGGAACCAGCGCTTTGGTCGGTTCTGCCATAGTTAAAGCTGCCCAAAAAGCGGGTATGCCTGATGGCGTATTTTCATTACTCCATGGGGCAGGCTCAACGGTTGGACAGGCTTTGATTAAAAACGAAAGAATTAAAGCGGCAGGATTCACCGGTTCTCAAACGGCCGGGAGAATTCTTTATAATATTGCCAATCAGCGGAAGAATCCTATTCCATTTTTTGCGGAAATGGGTAGCATAAATCCAGTTCTGCTATTACCGAGTGCTCTAAACAGC
- a CDS encoding dihydrodipicolinate synthase family protein — translation MKPEWKGVYPALTTKFTNDDQLDIPAFLHNIEFQIESGVHGCVIGGSLGEASTLTQNEKVELLIAAVGHINDRIPVIMNIAEQSTTDAVSAAQNAQVNGADGLMMLPPMRYPSDSRETVEFYKAVATSCDLPIMTYNNPIDYKIEITIPMFEELLKLDSIEATKESTRDVTNVTRMRNAFGNDIKILCGVDTLALEELALGADGWVAGLVDAFPRETVVIYELVQQDRLKEAREIYRWFMPLLELDIHPKLVQYIKLAEVATGIGTEPVRPPRLPLVGEERTRVQKIINDALAIRPEMPSL, via the coding sequence TTTCTTCACAATATCGAATTTCAAATTGAATCGGGCGTCCACGGTTGCGTAATTGGCGGTAGTTTGGGAGAAGCCAGTACCCTTACGCAAAATGAAAAAGTTGAATTGCTAATAGCAGCCGTTGGTCATATAAATGACCGCATCCCAGTAATTATGAATATTGCCGAGCAGTCTACTACCGATGCTGTATCTGCTGCCCAAAATGCCCAAGTCAATGGCGCCGATGGACTTATGATGCTGCCCCCAATGCGCTACCCATCCGATAGTAGGGAAACGGTTGAATTCTATAAAGCGGTAGCCACCTCTTGTGATCTACCAATTATGACCTACAACAATCCTATTGACTATAAAATTGAGATTACGATTCCTATGTTCGAGGAACTTTTGAAACTGGATTCGATTGAGGCCACTAAGGAATCAACGCGGGATGTAACCAACGTGACACGAATGAGAAATGCTTTCGGGAATGATATTAAAATTTTATGCGGTGTCGATACATTAGCGCTGGAAGAACTGGCTCTTGGGGCCGACGGTTGGGTCGCTGGGCTGGTTGATGCTTTCCCGAGGGAAACGGTTGTGATTTATGAATTGGTTCAACAAGACCGTCTTAAAGAAGCGCGGGAAATCTACCGATGGTTTATGCCACTATTAGAACTAGATATTCATCCAAAGTTAGTCCAATATATTAAATTGGCAGAAGTGGCCACTGGGATTGGTACTGAACCTGTACGCCCACCGCGCCTTCCACTGGTTGGGGAAGAACGGACCCGCGTTCAAAAGATCATTAACGATGCTTTGGCCATCCGTCCAGAAATGCCATCTTTATAA